Proteins co-encoded in one Microbacterium hydrocarbonoxydans genomic window:
- a CDS encoding ATP-dependent DNA ligase: MRYDIPAPMLAKAAASVPDPEKTVGGLLFEPKWDGFRGLIAWDGENVEIGSRGAKPLTRYFPELVEAIPRLLPEPCLLDGEIVVATGPEGAQRLDWEALSQRIHPAESRVAKLAAETPAMFVAFDLLALGDEDLLDVAFGERRERLESLMADVDHPLHITRTTRDRDAAVRWLAEFEGAGLDGIVAKPLSQPYAPGKRTLIKVKHARTADVVALGYRTHKSGSGVGSLLVGLYDADGTLRQVGGVAAWSDKRRAELVHELAPLVERDDDGGIVTAAGERSRFSGSKDVSFVRLRPELVLEVRYDQLEGARFRHTVQFERWRPDRDARSCTYDQLDTVAGYDLADVVG, from the coding sequence ATGCGCTACGACATCCCCGCTCCCATGCTGGCGAAAGCGGCGGCATCCGTCCCCGATCCCGAGAAGACCGTCGGCGGGCTGCTGTTCGAGCCCAAGTGGGATGGGTTTCGCGGACTGATCGCGTGGGACGGCGAGAACGTCGAGATCGGGTCGCGCGGGGCCAAGCCGTTGACCCGGTACTTTCCGGAGCTCGTCGAGGCGATTCCGCGGCTTCTGCCGGAACCCTGCCTGCTCGACGGCGAGATCGTGGTCGCGACGGGGCCGGAGGGGGCGCAACGCCTGGACTGGGAGGCGCTGAGCCAGCGGATCCACCCCGCCGAATCCCGGGTGGCGAAGCTCGCCGCCGAGACGCCCGCGATGTTCGTGGCGTTCGATCTGCTCGCCCTCGGCGACGAAGACCTGCTCGATGTCGCATTCGGCGAACGGCGCGAACGGCTCGAGTCGCTGATGGCCGACGTCGATCACCCGCTGCACATCACACGCACGACCCGAGATCGCGATGCCGCCGTGCGCTGGCTCGCGGAGTTCGAGGGTGCGGGGCTCGACGGCATCGTGGCGAAGCCACTCAGTCAGCCCTATGCTCCGGGCAAGCGCACGCTGATCAAGGTGAAGCACGCGCGCACGGCTGACGTGGTGGCGCTGGGTTACCGGACCCACAAGTCGGGTTCCGGTGTCGGCTCACTGCTGGTCGGCCTGTACGACGCCGACGGGACGCTGCGTCAGGTCGGCGGGGTGGCAGCGTGGAGCGACAAGAGGCGCGCGGAGTTGGTGCACGAACTCGCGCCGCTCGTGGAGCGCGACGACGACGGCGGAATCGTCACGGCTGCGGGTGAGCGCTCGCGGTTCAGCGGCTCGAAGGACGTGTCTTTCGTGCGGTTGCGGCCCGAACTCGTGCTCGAGGTCCGCTACGACCAGCTCGAGGGTGCTCGCTTCCGTCACACGGTGCAGTTCGAACGCTGGCGCCCCGACCGTGACGCGCGCTCATGCACGTACGACCAGCTCGACACCGTGGCCGGATACGACCTCGCCGACGTCGTCGGCTGA
- a CDS encoding hemerythrin domain-containing protein, with amino-acid sequence MDADRLIAWDEELRRAHTRLRAALEATREALDDDSAMPHAASDLLLFCIGFCSALDGHHASEDRALFPALREEHPELGDVIDRLMQDHSMLSHLLAALRTAVEGGAGPETIERHLDGVGAIMESHFRYEEREILEPLRALHLDRRVPDVLGPL; translated from the coding sequence ATGGATGCCGACCGCCTGATCGCATGGGACGAGGAACTCCGCCGGGCACACACCCGCCTGCGCGCCGCTCTCGAGGCGACGCGCGAAGCGCTGGACGACGACAGCGCGATGCCGCACGCCGCCTCCGACCTCCTGCTCTTCTGCATCGGCTTCTGCTCGGCGCTCGACGGACACCACGCGAGCGAGGACCGCGCGCTCTTTCCCGCACTGCGGGAGGAGCATCCCGAGCTGGGCGACGTGATCGACAGGCTCATGCAGGATCATTCGATGCTCTCCCACCTGCTCGCTGCGCTGCGCACAGCGGTGGAGGGCGGCGCCGGTCCCGAGACGATCGAGCGTCACCTCGACGGCGTCGGCGCGATCATGGAGTCGCATTTCCGCTACGAGGAGCGCGAGATCCTCGAGCCGCTGAGAGCCCTGCACCTCGATCGACGTGTGCCCGACGTGCTCGGCCCCCTCTGA
- the ligD gene encoding non-homologous end-joining DNA ligase, translated as MASERVTLTVVDPDAEREVVLSSPGKVIWPDVGITKRELADYFQAVSGPFLEANGDRPVSLERFRDGVGSSSAERPEGFFSKNPPKGTPDYVDAVTVTYNSGRRHPQIVLNRPSAIVWAAQMNTIVFHPWASLASQPDNPVELRIDLDPQPGTGFDDAVPAALELRQVLREVGLTAFVKTSGNRGLHVFAPIEPEHEFLDVRHAVIAAGRELERRMPEQVTMNWWKEERGERVFIDFNQANRDRTMAGAYSPRALPGATVSTPVHWEELEGLDPARFTVRSIPKRLEDVGDPWAGMQSAPGRIDTLLAWWERDNEAGLGELSFPPEFPKMPGEPPRVQPSKKVAANWDENGDPVDE; from the coding sequence ATGGCATCCGAGCGCGTCACCCTGACCGTCGTCGATCCCGACGCTGAGCGCGAGGTCGTGCTCTCGAGTCCCGGCAAGGTCATCTGGCCCGACGTCGGCATCACCAAGCGTGAGCTCGCCGACTACTTCCAGGCGGTGAGCGGCCCGTTCCTCGAGGCGAACGGAGACCGCCCCGTCTCGCTCGAGAGGTTTCGGGACGGAGTCGGCTCATCGTCGGCCGAGAGGCCCGAGGGCTTCTTCTCGAAGAATCCGCCCAAGGGCACGCCCGACTACGTCGACGCGGTCACGGTCACCTACAACAGCGGGCGTCGGCATCCGCAGATCGTGCTGAATCGACCGAGCGCCATCGTATGGGCCGCTCAGATGAACACCATCGTGTTCCACCCCTGGGCCTCTCTCGCGTCGCAGCCCGACAACCCGGTGGAGCTGCGCATCGATCTCGACCCGCAGCCGGGAACCGGCTTCGACGATGCCGTGCCCGCGGCGCTGGAGCTGCGCCAGGTGCTGCGCGAGGTGGGGCTGACCGCGTTCGTCAAGACGAGTGGGAATCGCGGTCTGCACGTCTTCGCCCCGATCGAGCCCGAGCACGAGTTCCTCGATGTCAGGCACGCCGTGATCGCCGCAGGGCGGGAACTCGAACGGCGGATGCCCGAGCAGGTCACCATGAACTGGTGGAAGGAAGAGCGAGGCGAGCGGGTCTTCATCGACTTCAACCAGGCCAACAGGGATCGCACCATGGCGGGCGCCTACAGTCCGCGGGCGCTCCCCGGTGCGACGGTCTCGACGCCCGTGCACTGGGAGGAGCTCGAGGGCCTTGACCCCGCACGCTTCACGGTGCGCAGCATCCCGAAGCGGCTCGAAGACGTCGGCGACCCGTGGGCCGGCATGCAGAGTGCGCCAGGCAGGATCGACACGCTGCTCGCGTGGTGGGAGCGCGACAACGAAGCGGGGCTCGGCGAGCTGTCGTTCCCCCCGGAGTTCCCGAAGATGCCGGGTGAGCCCCCGCGCGTGCAGCCCAGCAAGAAGGTGGCGGCGAACTGGGATGAGAACGGCGATCCGGTCGACGAGTGA
- a CDS encoding UvrD-helicase domain-containing protein, whose translation MTEAPLIVPGTVGPRSTGNQGQDDLLAGLNPQQLEAVTYRGPALLIVAGAGSGKTSVLTRRIASLLRAREAWPSQILAITFTNKAAGEMRERVEAIIGDAARGMWISTFHSACVRILRREAEQFGFTKSFTIYDSGDSRALIKRLVKEHEADAYGLTPGAVQSRISKLKNELSDAEGYARQANMSDPAERIFVELFADYQRQLQKANAFDFDDLIGQTVYLFRAFPQVADTYRRRFRHILVDEYQDTNHAQYALIHELTRPVSGDAPDPYASNGMMIFEPDPSAGSENRVGGASLTVVGDSDQSIYAFRGADIRNISEFERDFPGARVVLLEQNYRSTQNILSAANAVIGNNFDRKDKKLWSDKGDGDKIIGFTGYSQHDEAQFVADEVESLRRSGIPYSEMAVFYRTNSQSRALEEIFIRSAVPYKIMGGTKFYERAEIKDALAYLVAVANPADEMAVRRILNKPRRGIGDVSETAIARFAEEHGITFRQALSVPDQLGFGPKIQGAIAQLDAVLAEATEIMLPASGEVPAPTTVADGLSVLLSKSGYLDALRASRDPQDEARVENLDEFVAVARDFARNNPEGTIVDFLTEVALVSDADDLDDESGSVSLMTMHTAKGLEYDAVFVTGVEEDLIPHRISAGEPGGPQEERRLFYVGITRARKRLHLSLAMTRAQFGEVSVAMPSRFLQEIPAGLIDWRQSPGDVNSRGGMQSRALNARRSGGFGGSSSGSGDRFGVTPLPGRDSLKPLSTAMDKFPNRVTARMRDNGDLELAAGDRIRHSDFGEGRVDAVTGEGAKRIAHVRFDSAGQKKLLIKVAPIEKI comes from the coding sequence ATGACAGAAGCCCCCCTCATCGTGCCCGGAACCGTCGGCCCCCGCTCCACCGGGAACCAGGGCCAGGACGATCTCCTCGCCGGTCTCAACCCGCAGCAGCTCGAAGCCGTCACCTACCGCGGCCCCGCGCTGCTCATCGTCGCGGGCGCAGGCTCGGGCAAGACGAGCGTGCTCACACGACGCATCGCCTCGCTGCTGCGCGCGCGAGAGGCGTGGCCCAGCCAGATCCTGGCCATCACCTTCACGAACAAGGCGGCGGGTGAGATGAGGGAGCGCGTCGAGGCGATCATCGGCGACGCGGCACGCGGCATGTGGATCTCGACCTTCCACTCGGCGTGCGTGCGCATCCTGCGGCGCGAGGCCGAGCAGTTCGGATTCACCAAGTCGTTCACCATCTACGATTCGGGCGATTCGCGAGCGCTCATCAAGAGGCTCGTCAAGGAGCACGAGGCCGACGCCTACGGCCTGACTCCCGGTGCCGTGCAGTCGCGCATCTCCAAACTCAAGAACGAGCTGTCGGACGCCGAGGGGTATGCGCGTCAGGCGAACATGTCGGATCCCGCCGAACGCATCTTCGTCGAGCTGTTCGCCGACTACCAGCGTCAGCTGCAGAAGGCCAATGCCTTCGACTTCGACGACCTGATCGGTCAGACGGTCTATCTGTTCCGGGCCTTCCCGCAGGTCGCCGACACCTACCGGCGACGTTTCCGCCACATCCTCGTCGACGAGTACCAGGACACGAACCACGCGCAGTACGCACTCATCCACGAGCTGACGAGGCCGGTGTCGGGCGATGCCCCCGATCCGTATGCCTCGAACGGCATGATGATCTTCGAGCCCGACCCTTCGGCGGGCTCGGAGAACCGGGTGGGCGGAGCATCGCTCACCGTCGTCGGCGATTCCGACCAGTCGATCTATGCGTTCCGCGGCGCGGACATCCGCAACATCAGCGAGTTCGAGCGCGATTTCCCCGGTGCACGAGTCGTGCTCCTCGAACAGAACTACCGCTCGACCCAGAACATCCTGTCCGCCGCGAATGCGGTGATCGGCAACAACTTCGATCGCAAGGACAAGAAGCTGTGGAGCGACAAGGGCGACGGCGACAAGATCATCGGCTTCACGGGGTACTCGCAGCACGACGAGGCGCAGTTCGTCGCGGATGAGGTCGAGTCTCTGCGTCGCTCGGGCATCCCCTATTCCGAGATGGCCGTGTTCTATCGCACGAACTCGCAGTCGCGAGCGCTCGAGGAGATCTTCATCCGATCGGCCGTCCCGTACAAGATCATGGGCGGCACGAAGTTCTACGAGCGCGCCGAGATCAAGGATGCACTGGCGTACCTGGTCGCGGTCGCCAATCCCGCCGACGAGATGGCGGTTCGCCGCATCCTGAACAAGCCGCGTCGCGGCATCGGCGACGTCAGCGAGACTGCGATCGCGAGATTCGCCGAAGAGCACGGCATCACCTTCCGCCAGGCGCTGTCGGTTCCCGATCAGCTCGGTTTCGGCCCCAAGATCCAGGGCGCGATCGCGCAACTCGACGCGGTGCTGGCCGAGGCGACGGAGATCATGCTCCCGGCGTCGGGAGAGGTGCCGGCTCCGACCACAGTGGCCGACGGGTTGAGCGTGCTGCTCTCGAAGAGCGGCTATCTCGATGCACTGCGTGCGAGCCGCGATCCCCAGGACGAGGCTCGCGTCGAGAATCTCGACGAGTTCGTCGCGGTGGCGCGGGACTTCGCACGCAACAACCCCGAGGGCACGATCGTCGACTTCCTCACCGAGGTGGCGCTCGTGTCCGACGCCGACGACCTCGACGACGAGTCGGGCTCGGTGTCGCTCATGACGATGCACACGGCCAAGGGCCTCGAATACGACGCCGTCTTCGTCACCGGCGTCGAAGAGGATCTGATCCCGCACCGCATCTCGGCCGGAGAGCCCGGGGGTCCGCAGGAGGAGCGCCGCCTGTTCTACGTCGGCATCACACGCGCGCGCAAGCGGCTGCACCTCTCGCTCGCCATGACGAGGGCGCAGTTCGGAGAGGTGTCGGTCGCCATGCCGAGCCGCTTCCTGCAGGAGATCCCCGCCGGACTCATCGACTGGCGGCAGTCACCCGGCGATGTGAACTCGCGAGGAGGCATGCAGTCACGCGCCCTGAACGCCCGCCGCTCCGGGGGCTTCGGGGGGTCGAGCTCGGGATCGGGCGACCGATTCGGCGTCACGCCGCTCCCCGGTCGCGACTCGCTCAAGCCGCTCTCGACCGCCATGGACAAGTTCCCGAATCGTGTCACGGCGAGGATGCGAGACAACGGCGACCTCGAGTTGGCTGCGGGCGACCGCATCCGTCACTCCGATTTCGGCGAGGGTCGTGTCGATGCGGTCACGGGAGAGGGCGCGAAGCGCATCGCTCACGTGAGGTTCGATTCGGCCGGTCAGAAGAAGCTGCTGATCAAGGTCGCGCCCATCGAGAAGATCTGA
- a CDS encoding SseB family protein, translating to MALFSRRKKSADDAVTDPAETANVDSIDESANDVSAEPANEAAPTDETPTIGISVQAFRGVGAQAGPEVSLAEPDASTTSTPSATPAAPAAPAAPAAPTGAAAPTAERRLPLASPTPPEQTETVPGMKDNVLLREALTEIEKGATNEQLLGVLRQALQGHLYIRVNGDARAQISEGKPLSVAVVRDGERQFMLGFSSAAAVRDSVQLEKDPTATSAVAQPVTSVFQQVVSGEFAGLIVDNASAPNRVVFPTELLQKTLEQADVDMTVKSILAAPRQQDSAVKLGEALAATRMWVAVNDGAGTGQVGIAEAQTPDGKRFLQLFSHPLEVIALGRGDRPLPFEPLQLAKILSSHTEMAGVIVDPAGPTMVVERDSLSAVLILAIDLDD from the coding sequence ATGGCCCTGTTCTCCCGCCGCAAGAAGTCCGCTGACGACGCCGTCACCGATCCGGCCGAGACCGCGAATGTCGATTCGATCGACGAGTCCGCGAACGACGTGTCGGCAGAACCCGCGAACGAAGCTGCACCCACCGACGAGACGCCGACGATCGGCATCTCCGTCCAGGCGTTCCGCGGGGTCGGAGCGCAAGCGGGGCCCGAGGTCTCGCTCGCTGAGCCCGACGCGAGCACGACGAGCACCCCGTCGGCGACGCCCGCTGCGCCCGCTGCGCCCGCTGCGCCCGCAGCCCCGACAGGAGCAGCCGCGCCGACCGCTGAGCGGCGGCTTCCCCTCGCATCGCCGACGCCGCCGGAGCAGACCGAGACGGTCCCGGGGATGAAGGACAACGTCCTGCTGCGTGAGGCGCTGACCGAGATCGAGAAGGGCGCGACCAACGAGCAGCTGCTCGGAGTTCTCCGCCAGGCCCTGCAGGGGCACCTGTACATCCGCGTGAACGGTGACGCCCGCGCCCAGATCAGCGAGGGCAAGCCCCTCTCGGTCGCCGTGGTGCGCGATGGAGAGCGCCAGTTCATGCTGGGCTTCAGCTCGGCGGCCGCCGTGCGCGACTCCGTGCAGCTCGAGAAGGATCCGACCGCGACATCGGCGGTGGCGCAGCCGGTGACCTCGGTGTTCCAACAGGTCGTGTCCGGCGAGTTCGCCGGTCTCATCGTCGACAACGCGTCGGCTCCGAACCGCGTGGTCTTCCCTACCGAGCTTCTGCAGAAGACGCTCGAGCAGGCCGACGTCGACATGACGGTGAAATCGATCCTCGCCGCCCCGCGACAGCAGGATTCGGCGGTCAAGCTCGGAGAGGCCCTCGCGGCCACACGCATGTGGGTCGCGGTGAACGACGGCGCCGGCACCGGACAGGTCGGGATCGCCGAGGCCCAGACCCCCGACGGCAAGCGATTCCTCCAGCTGTTCTCCCACCCTCTCGAGGTCATCGCGCTCGGTCGTGGCGATCGCCCGCTGCCCTTCGAGCCGCTTCAGCTCGCCAAGATCCTGTCGTCGCACACCGAGATGGCCGGCGTGATCGTCGACCCGGCGGGTCCGACGATGGTCGTCGAGCGCGATTCGCTCAGCGCGGTGCTGATCCTCGCGATCGATCTCGACGACTGA
- a CDS encoding lamin tail domain-containing protein → MSRLHSAAAVTTVCALSAAALLAVPLAATGAESGVRINEVESSGGVPGDWIEFTNTSDAAVDLSGFVVKDDGEDESYVFPDGTLIEPGAYLVLDELAAGAGDFAFGLGKADQVRLFDQSAALVDETSWTAHAAATWGSREVAGIVEWADTSEATKGAANVFATDTPAGGSIAINEVDSQPADWVEFFNAGDAPLDISGYEIRDNSDDHRWQFLPGTEIGAGAFLVVEEGTIGLVDGVQTAFRDPIGIGSADRIRLFDAAGALIDDTLAWSGHAAIDGDVIAATLARCPDGEGAFVLAHSTPGAANSCVMPDVVINEIESNGDATDWVEVVNTGSTPVDLSGWTVMDSDPVAHSAETTPLPAGSVLAPGGYFVFDQPSQFVFGLGNGDTVTLRDANLDVVDEHVYAAHAAGVLARCADGSGDFIDIAVSTKGQRNACGNPVRINEVESDGGSPGDWIELVNPTSATIDVSGVVVKDDDDTHSYVIPASTTVAAGEYLVIEGADLGFGLGDGDSVRLFDGDLLIDSTTWGAGHAATTWGRCPDVTGVFAVTAESSKNAANICAGEIAVSPWPGSQEVRVLDGTPTFLEDSSGLDVQETSDGAFLWAVDNGEGRIWKLEVHADGSFTQIAGWESGKRVRFQKDADVPGAAGPDTEGITVDGNGLVYVASERDNSAKGVNRNTILAVDPEAAVGDLVAQQEWDLTALLPAVGANLGMEAVQWVPDTALDGELFDVNTGAAYEPTDYAGHGDGLFFVAVEDNGHVYAFALAADGGATLVSEIVPGLPGVMALDYDSVLDVLWAVCDDGCHGQSAQITLNGSDAPGISHFARPGSMPDINNEGFATGPASLAVDGQRPVWWFADGFAAEALRAGTLPFVPGENPGTENPGTENPGTENPGTENPGTENPGTENPGTENPGTGNPGTENPGTGNPGTGNPGTGNPGTENPGSENPGTENPGTENPGTENPGSENPGSENPGSENPDEGQPPLPGSALTDDNRNGVTVNPSVAGRGDRVTVSTGIAHAGERLAIWMYSEPSSLGASMASDTGAVTVTIPADAPLGAHRLAAYAADGSLVGWADVTITEPQGLAVTGGEVPAVAILAAIMMLIAGGLIVRGRRRAV, encoded by the coding sequence ATGTCCCGCCTGCACTCCGCGGCTGCGGTCACGACGGTCTGCGCCCTCAGCGCCGCCGCCCTACTCGCCGTGCCGCTCGCCGCCACCGGCGCCGAATCCGGCGTCCGCATCAACGAAGTCGAGTCCAGCGGGGGAGTGCCCGGCGACTGGATCGAGTTCACGAACACCTCTGACGCCGCGGTCGATCTGAGCGGCTTCGTCGTCAAGGACGACGGGGAGGACGAGTCGTACGTGTTCCCCGACGGCACCCTCATCGAGCCCGGGGCGTACCTCGTGCTCGACGAGCTCGCTGCGGGTGCCGGTGACTTCGCCTTCGGCCTCGGCAAGGCCGACCAGGTGCGCCTGTTCGACCAGAGCGCCGCGCTCGTCGACGAGACCTCGTGGACGGCTCATGCCGCGGCGACGTGGGGATCGCGCGAGGTCGCAGGCATCGTCGAGTGGGCTGACACGTCCGAGGCGACGAAGGGGGCGGCCAATGTGTTCGCCACCGACACTCCGGCGGGCGGCTCGATCGCGATCAACGAGGTCGACTCGCAGCCGGCCGACTGGGTGGAGTTCTTCAACGCGGGCGATGCCCCTCTCGACATCTCGGGCTACGAGATCCGAGACAACTCCGACGACCACCGGTGGCAGTTCCTGCCCGGAACCGAGATCGGCGCGGGGGCGTTCCTCGTGGTCGAGGAGGGCACGATCGGTCTGGTCGACGGCGTGCAGACGGCTTTCCGCGATCCGATCGGCATCGGCAGCGCCGATCGCATCCGCCTGTTCGACGCCGCGGGCGCCTTGATCGACGACACCCTCGCGTGGAGCGGCCACGCCGCGATCGACGGTGACGTCATCGCCGCGACCCTCGCGCGCTGCCCCGACGGCGAGGGCGCCTTCGTGCTCGCACACTCGACTCCGGGGGCCGCGAACTCGTGCGTCATGCCCGACGTCGTGATCAACGAGATCGAGTCCAACGGCGACGCGACCGACTGGGTCGAGGTGGTCAACACGGGCAGCACGCCGGTCGATCTCTCGGGCTGGACCGTCATGGACAGCGATCCGGTCGCCCATTCGGCAGAGACGACGCCGCTGCCCGCGGGCTCCGTGCTCGCACCCGGCGGCTACTTCGTCTTCGATCAGCCGTCGCAGTTCGTGTTCGGTCTGGGCAACGGCGACACCGTCACGCTGCGTGACGCGAACCTCGACGTCGTCGACGAGCACGTCTACGCGGCGCACGCCGCCGGCGTTCTCGCGCGCTGTGCGGACGGCAGCGGCGACTTCATCGACATCGCGGTCTCGACCAAGGGCCAGCGCAACGCGTGCGGGAATCCCGTGCGGATAAACGAGGTCGAGTCCGACGGCGGCTCGCCCGGCGATTGGATCGAACTCGTCAACCCGACCTCAGCGACCATCGATGTCTCGGGCGTGGTCGTGAAGGACGATGACGACACCCACTCGTACGTCATTCCGGCCTCGACCACGGTGGCCGCCGGCGAGTACCTCGTGATCGAGGGTGCCGACCTGGGCTTCGGCCTGGGCGACGGCGACTCCGTGCGTCTGTTCGACGGCGACCTGCTCATCGACTCCACCACGTGGGGTGCGGGGCATGCGGCGACCACGTGGGGCCGGTGCCCCGACGTCACGGGAGTCTTCGCGGTGACCGCTGAGAGCAGCAAGAACGCGGCGAACATCTGTGCCGGAGAGATCGCCGTGTCTCCGTGGCCGGGGTCGCAGGAGGTCAGGGTGCTCGACGGCACGCCGACCTTCCTCGAGGACAGCTCAGGGCTCGACGTGCAGGAGACCTCGGACGGCGCGTTCCTGTGGGCCGTCGACAACGGCGAGGGTCGCATCTGGAAGCTCGAGGTGCACGCCGACGGATCGTTCACGCAGATCGCCGGCTGGGAGTCGGGCAAGCGCGTGCGGTTCCAGAAGGATGCAGACGTTCCGGGCGCCGCAGGACCCGACACCGAGGGCATCACGGTCGACGGCAACGGGCTCGTCTACGTCGCCTCGGAGCGGGACAACAGCGCGAAGGGCGTCAACCGGAACACGATCCTCGCGGTCGACCCCGAGGCGGCTGTGGGCGACCTCGTCGCCCAGCAGGAGTGGGACCTCACAGCCCTGCTGCCGGCCGTCGGTGCGAACCTCGGCATGGAGGCCGTGCAGTGGGTGCCGGACACCGCCCTCGACGGAGAGCTCTTCGACGTCAACACCGGTGCCGCATACGAACCGACCGACTACGCCGGTCATGGCGACGGACTGTTCTTCGTCGCGGTCGAGGACAACGGGCACGTCTATGCATTCGCGCTCGCCGCAGACGGCGGTGCCACGCTCGTCTCGGAGATCGTGCCGGGACTCCCCGGAGTGATGGCGCTCGACTACGACAGCGTCCTCGATGTGCTGTGGGCGGTGTGCGATGACGGGTGTCACGGGCAGTCGGCTCAGATCACCCTGAACGGCAGCGACGCGCCCGGCATCTCGCACTTCGCACGGCCCGGCTCGATGCCCGACATCAACAACGAGGGATTCGCCACCGGACCCGCTTCGCTCGCGGTCGACGGTCAGCGTCCGGTCTGGTGGTTCGCCGACGGCTTCGCCGCCGAGGCGCTGCGTGCCGGAACCCTGCCGTTCGTGCCGGGGGAGAACCCGGGGACGGAGAATCCGGGGACCGAGAATCCGGGGACCGAGAATCCGGGGACCGAGAACCCGGGGACCGAGAACCCGGGGACCGAGAACCCGGGGACCGAGAACCCGGGGACCGGGAACCCTGGCACCGAGAACCCTGGCACCGGGAACCCTGGCACCGGGAACCCTGGCACCGGGAACCCTGGCACCGAGAACCCGGGGAGTGAGAATCCGGGGACCGAGAATCCGGGGACCGAGAACCCGGGGACCGAGAATCCCGGAAGTGAGAACCCTGGCTCGGAGAACCCTGGCTCGGAGAACCCGGACGAGGGGCAGCCTCCGCTCCCCGGCTCGGCGCTCACGGACGACAATCGCAACGGTGTCACCGTGAATCCGTCCGTCGCAGGTCGCGGGGATCGGGTGACGGTCAGCACAGGCATCGCACACGCGGGCGAGCGGCTCGCGATCTGGATGTACTCCGAGCCCTCGTCTCTCGGAGCGAGCATGGCGTCCGACACCGGCGCGGTGACCGTCACGATTCCCGCAGATGCTCCGCTCGGTGCGCACCGCCTCGCGGCGTATGCAGCCGACGGATCTCTCGTCGGCTGGGCGGACGTCACGATCACCGAGCCGCAGGGGCTCGCCGTGACCGGAGGTGAGGTGCCCGCCGTGGCCATCCTCGCGGCGATCATGATGCTGATCGCCGGTGGTCTCATCGTGCGCGGGAGACGTCGCGCCGTCTGA
- a CDS encoding YccF domain-containing protein translates to MRTILNIIWLIFAGLGLFLGYMLAGILLCIPIVTIPWAIASFRIARYAIWPFGREIVAKPTSGVGSFLGNVLWVILAGWWLAIGHIVSGLLLCVTIIGIPMGIADFKMVPVSLMPLGKEIVSRRGAFDRTL, encoded by the coding sequence GTGCGCACGATCCTCAACATCATCTGGCTGATCTTCGCCGGGCTCGGACTCTTCCTCGGCTACATGCTCGCGGGAATCCTGCTGTGCATCCCGATCGTGACGATCCCCTGGGCCATCGCCTCGTTCCGCATCGCGCGATACGCGATCTGGCCGTTCGGCCGCGAGATCGTCGCCAAGCCCACCTCGGGCGTCGGCTCGTTCCTCGGGAACGTGCTCTGGGTCATCCTCGCCGGCTGGTGGCTCGCGATCGGGCACATCGTGTCGGGTCTCCTGCTCTGCGTCACGATCATCGGCATCCCGATGGGCATCGCCGACTTCAAGATGGTGCCCGTGTCGCTGATGCCCCTCGGCAAAGAGATCGTGTCGCGCCGAGGAGCGTTCGATCGCACGCTCTGA